The DNA region TCACCAAAAGGCCATACAGCTAAAATGCTGCAAGCCGTTATGCGCAACACAGATATTCGTGTCAGCGAAGATAAATCAGTCACACCAGCATTCTTTTTCGCGGCCATATTATGGTACCCAATTAAACAACGCGCCGACGATATCGCCATTGAAAGTGGTCTAACGCATTACGACGCACATGTTGCAGCAATGGGTGATGTACTTGAACAACAATGCCGGACCATTAGTTTGCCACGCAGATTTAGCACCCCAGCACGAGACATTTGGCAGCTACAACTGCGCTTAGAGCGCAGTCAAGGTACACGTGCTTTTAAACTGTTAGAGCACCCTAAATTTAGAGCTGCTTATGATTTACTATTATTACGCGGTGAAGCTGAAGCGGGTAATACCGCCAAGATAGCCGAGTGGTGGAAAGCGTTTGTTGAAGCCGATGAAACTGACCGCAGCGACATAGCGAAAAGCATCAAAGGCAGTAATACTCGTAACAGAAATGCACCACAGCGTAAACGACGCCGTAAACCTGTGGCTAAAGCGAAACCAGAAGCTGAGTAATAATGCAGGCAACTCAAGTTTATGTGGCTTTGGGGGCTAATTTAGCCAACCCAACACAACAATTAGATGATGCTGTCGACGCACTTAAAAGATTAGCCTTAGACGGTTCGTTAAGTGTGTCTAGTTACTATCGTTCCAAGCCAATGGGTGACGTTGTACAGCCTGATTACGTTAATGCAGTAGCAGGTTTTATAACAAGCTTACAGCCTGTTGAGTTACTTGATGCATTGCAAGCCATTGAGCAGCAACATGGTCGGGTTAGACTCGAACACTGGGGTCCACGGACCTTAGATTTAGATTTATTATTGTATGGTCAACAACACATAAATGAACCACGGCTTACAGTGCCTCATTACGGCATGAAGCAACGCAGTTTTGTATTAGTGCCATTAGCAGATATTGCTCCAACGCTAACACTGCCTTGCAACACCAGTCTTGAAAGCCTTATTAGTGTAGCAATGCGCGATGAATTGCAAAAACTTATCGATTTAAGTTGATCTTAACAGACAGAACATTAAGCTCAACTTTTAGTATTTCAATATTGTTTTAAGAGTCTACTATGTCAAAAGTCACCGGTTCGACCCTAATCAAGTTCAAACAAGAAGCTAAAAAGTTCACCGCATTAACGGCCTATGATGCCAGTTTTGCCAGCGCATTTGACAGCGAAGGTGTTGATGTACTTTTAGTTGGCGATTCTCTGGGTATGGTACTGCAAGGCCATGACGATACCTTACCAGTAACCATTGCCGATATTGCCTACCACACAGCTTGTGTTAAACGCGGTGTTGCGCGTGCATTACTTATCGCAGACATGCCATTTATGAGTTATAGCACCCCTGAGCAAACCATGACAAACGCTGCAACACTCATGCAAGCGGGTGCCAGTATGGTTAAATTAGAAGGGGGACATTGGTTACTTGAAAGCGTAAAAATGTTAACTGAACGCGGCATACCGGTATGTGCGCACTTGGGGTTAACCCCACAATCAGTCAACGTATTTGGCGGATTTAAAGTACAAGGCCGCGATGCCGACAACGCTCAACGTATACTAGATGAAGCTAAAGCATTACAAGCCGCTGGTGCGCAATTATTAGTGGTTGAATGTATTCCTGCTCCACTTGCTAAAGCCATCACTGAAGCATTAACGATCCCGGTTATTGGTATTGGTGCAGGTGCCGACACTGATGGACAAATTCTGGTAATGCATGATGTTTTAGGGATTTCCAGTGGTTATATTCCGCGTTTTTCTAAAAACTATCTCAAGCAAACTGGTGAAATCCGTTCTGCGATCAGAGCCTACATTGATGAAGTTGCAAACGGAACTTTCCCTGCTGAAGAACATACATTTAATTAATCATTAACTTTGAATGTACATCAAATAACGACGTTGTTTTATTATTAAGGCTCCAACAGAAAATGATTACCACCACTGCTATTTCAACCATTCGCGAACATGTTAATGCTTGGCGTCGTAACGGCGAAACAGTTGCCTTTGTACCAACAATGGGCAACTTACATCAAGGTCACATTGCATTAGTGAATGAAGCCCAAAAGCATGCAGATCATGTGGTTGTATCTATTTTTGTTAACCCACTGCAATTTAGTGCCAACGAAGACTTAGACGGTTACCCACGGTCACTCGCACAAGATAGCGACAAGTTGATGGCTGCCGGAACAGCAATACTGTTCACTCCGACACCAGAGATGATTTACCCTAAAGGTTTAGCACAACAAACATTTGTTGAAGTACCTGATATTGGCAATGAATTATGTGGTGCCAGCCGCCCAGGTCATTTTCGTGGTGTGGCAACTATTGTCACCAAACTGTTTAATATTGTTCAGCCTGATATCGCTTTATTCGGCCGTAAAGACTTTCAACAATTGATGATCATCAAAACCATGGTTGAAGATTTATCGATGCCAATTAAAGTCATTGGTGTTGAGACTATTCGTGAACAATCTGGTCTGGCAATGAGTTCACGTAACGGCTATTTAACCGCAGATGAAAAACACTCTGCTGCGACATTAAAACAGGCTCTAGATATTATTATTAGCGCTATTCAACACGGTGAAGCAATACAAGACGCTATCTTAAAAGCCGAAAAACAGCTGGTTAATGCTGGCTTTACCCCAGATTATCTTGAAGTGAGAAATGCCAATACATTACGTCAAATCACCGCCACAGACAGCGAACTCGTTGTTATTGCCGCCGCGTATCTAGGCAAGGCTCGTTTAATCGATAATGTGTCATTTAAACGTCACTTGAGTTAATACCCACTTAACACAGCAATTTTTATCAGCTTAAGTCGATAAATAATAAACAAAGATTTGGTTATTATTTTAAATTCCTATTGCCAAAAAACTGGCTTTATCGATAAAATTGCGTCATATTTAACCAATAATATCACTAGCATAATATCATTGTTGCCATAACCAATTGTTGGCATAGCCAACTAAACAGAAGAATGAGTTGTTAGGTTTTAGGGATGTTCGACAGGGGTTAATATTCAAAACCTAACCAACTGATATCGAAAATAGTGATAACAAAAGGATGTGTGGCCGTATGGCAAAAAGACTATTATTGATGGTACTGACCATGAGCGCTTTTACTGCTCAAGCCAATACTATTTACAAATGCATGATGGATGAAAAAGTCGTTTTCAGCCAAACTTTTTGTCCGCAAGAATATAGCCAACATAAAATTGAATACCAATTAGGTATTACCACCGAAATCGACTCTGACAAGCGCGAACTCAAAGAAGATCCATTAACAGCATTGCTTAATAACCAAACTCTTTCGAAACAGAAATTGTTGAAATTGCTTGATGGCGAAATTTATCGCTTAAAGCAAGAAAACAGCTATTTTGAAATATTACGCGCCAGTGAACTGCAAAAGCTCGATCGTAAACGTTACTGGCAGACCAAGCCCAAAGACGATCCCAGTTATGCTTTAGAGCTACAACAGGTGACCAAACGCTTTGATGATCTAAATAAACATAATACAGATTTCATCAGCATATTAGAGCAGCAGAGAACAAAGATCGCTACCGAAACGCCACCCGATAACGATATAAATAATTAGCCTCACTCACCATACCTGCTGAGGTATATTTCAGTTAAATATGTTTTAGTCTGGTTTAAATACCCCAATCATACTGCCACTGGTCTTTTGAGGCGCTTTAATATCAGTTTGCTGCTCACGATAATCACATTCAGTGCATTCAACAGTTTCAATACCATTTTCTTTAAACAATAAAATACTGTCTTTAGCACCGCATTTAGGGCATTTAGCGCCGGCGACAAAACGCTTTTTAATTTTGGTCATGACTTACTCGACTTAGTGGTTACTGACTGAGATGTTTACTCAAGGAGGTATTTATCTACTTTATGTGCCTATTTTGCCATGATTAGCCCACATGAGTCCCGTGATTGTGGGAAATAAATCGTATATGCGATATTATCTGCACCATTATTCTATTCTCAAATATCAAGTTGTAATTAATGATCAACATTAGCCAAGCTCAGTTAATTCGCGGCAGTAAAACCTTACTCGATGAAACCTCACTGACGATTTATCCCGGACATAAGGTTGGCCTTGTTGGGGCCAATGGTACCGGTAAATCATCACTGCTTGCCTTGATTTTGGGTCATTTGCATCTTGATAAAGGTGAATTCAGCTTCCCTGCAGGTTGGCAAGTTGCCTCAGTAGCTCAAGAAACACCAGCGTTAGATGTCTCCGCATTAGAATACGTTATTGATGGCGATATTGAATACCGTCAACTTGAAGCCGAGTTAGACAAAGCTCAAACCGATAATAACGGTAATGCCATTGCACTTATTCATGGCAAAATTGATGCTATTGGCGGTTATGCCATTCACGCTCGAGCAGGCGCGTTATTAGCCGGCCTAGGGTTTAAGGATGTAGACCAACGCAATCCAGTCAAAAGCTTCTCTGGGGGCTGGCGAATGCGCCTCAACTTAGCCCAAGCCTTGTTATGCCGCTCCGATCTATTGTTACTCGATGAGCCAACCAACCACTTAGACTTAGATACTATGTATTGGCTAGAAGGTTGGATAAAATCTTATCAAGGTACGCTTATTTTAATTAGTCACGATCGTGACTTTATTGATGGCATTGTCGGTGAAATTGTTCATGTCGAAAATCACAAATTAAATTATTACAAAGGCAATTACTCTTCTTTTGAACGTGTGCGTGCAGAACGTATGGCACAACAACAAGTGGCCTTTGAGCGTCAACAGAAAGAACGTTCACATATGCAGTCATTTGTTGACCGATTTCGCTATAAAGCCAGTAAAGCTAAACAAGCACAAAGCCGCTTAAAAGCCCTCGAACGCATGGCTGAGTTATTGCCATCACAAGTAGACAATCCATTTCAAATGGCCTTTAGGAAACCTGAAGCCTTACCAAATCCACTAATAGTGATGGAAAATGTCTCTATTGGTTATGAAGATAAAATCATCCTCAAGCAAGTTGAGTTAAATCTGGTTCCAGGCGCGCGAATCGGTCTATTGGGCAGAAACGGTGCGGGTAAATCGACACTTATTAAACTGTTATCAGGTCAATTACAGGCCAAAACGGGTAAATACCAACCTAACCCAGGGTTAAACATTGGTTATTTTGCTCAGCATCAAGTTGAATTTTTAAGTCTTGATGATACCCCAATGCAACACTTGGTCAGACTTGCGCCGCCTAATGCTAGCGAGCAAGAATTACGTAGCTTTTTAGGTGGATTTGGCTTTAATGGTGATATGGCTTTGTCGCCCGTACG from Shewanella polaris includes:
- the folK gene encoding 2-amino-4-hydroxy-6-hydroxymethyldihydropteridine diphosphokinase; the encoded protein is MQATQVYVALGANLANPTQQLDDAVDALKRLALDGSLSVSSYYRSKPMGDVVQPDYVNAVAGFITSLQPVELLDALQAIEQQHGRVRLEHWGPRTLDLDLLLYGQQHINEPRLTVPHYGMKQRSFVLVPLADIAPTLTLPCNTSLESLISVAMRDELQKLIDLS
- a CDS encoding ABC transporter ATP-binding protein, with protein sequence MINISQAQLIRGSKTLLDETSLTIYPGHKVGLVGANGTGKSSLLALILGHLHLDKGEFSFPAGWQVASVAQETPALDVSALEYVIDGDIEYRQLEAELDKAQTDNNGNAIALIHGKIDAIGGYAIHARAGALLAGLGFKDVDQRNPVKSFSGGWRMRLNLAQALLCRSDLLLLDEPTNHLDLDTMYWLEGWIKSYQGTLILISHDRDFIDGIVGEIVHVENHKLNYYKGNYSSFERVRAERMAQQQVAFERQQKERSHMQSFVDRFRYKASKAKQAQSRLKALERMAELLPSQVDNPFQMAFRKPEALPNPLIVMENVSIGYEDKIILKQVELNLVPGARIGLLGRNGAGKSTLIKLLSGQLQAKTGKYQPNPGLNIGYFAQHQVEFLSLDDTPMQHLVRLAPPNASEQELRSFLGGFGFNGDMALSPVRPFSGGEKARLVLALVVWQRPNLLLLDEPTNHLDLEMRHALTMALQSFEGAMVIVSHDRHLLRLSCSDYYLVDQGAVTPFDGDLDDYHQWLLDAAKLAQANNKTDTATSGNTVDKKQQKRMAAELRQQVSPLKKQQIKLETQQQKISKRLAELEIELADGSLYEAENKAKMTNVLNERTTLTQSMDESEMNWLEIQEQIEVIEQDFQ
- a CDS encoding YheV family putative zinc ribbon protein, producing MTKIKKRFVAGAKCPKCGAKDSILLFKENGIETVECTECDYREQQTDIKAPQKTSGSMIGVFKPD
- the panB gene encoding 3-methyl-2-oxobutanoate hydroxymethyltransferase, which codes for MSKVTGSTLIKFKQEAKKFTALTAYDASFASAFDSEGVDVLLVGDSLGMVLQGHDDTLPVTIADIAYHTACVKRGVARALLIADMPFMSYSTPEQTMTNAATLMQAGASMVKLEGGHWLLESVKMLTERGIPVCAHLGLTPQSVNVFGGFKVQGRDADNAQRILDEAKALQAAGAQLLVVECIPAPLAKAITEALTIPVIGIGAGADTDGQILVMHDVLGISSGYIPRFSKNYLKQTGEIRSAIRAYIDEVANGTFPAEEHTFN
- the panC gene encoding pantoate--beta-alanine ligase — encoded protein: MITTTAISTIREHVNAWRRNGETVAFVPTMGNLHQGHIALVNEAQKHADHVVVSIFVNPLQFSANEDLDGYPRSLAQDSDKLMAAGTAILFTPTPEMIYPKGLAQQTFVEVPDIGNELCGASRPGHFRGVATIVTKLFNIVQPDIALFGRKDFQQLMIIKTMVEDLSMPIKVIGVETIREQSGLAMSSRNGYLTADEKHSAATLKQALDIIISAIQHGEAIQDAILKAEKQLVNAGFTPDYLEVRNANTLRQITATDSELVVIAAAYLGKARLIDNVSFKRHLS
- a CDS encoding DUF4124 domain-containing protein; the protein is MAKRLLLMVLTMSAFTAQANTIYKCMMDEKVVFSQTFCPQEYSQHKIEYQLGITTEIDSDKRELKEDPLTALLNNQTLSKQKLLKLLDGEIYRLKQENSYFEILRASELQKLDRKRYWQTKPKDDPSYALELQQVTKRFDDLNKHNTDFISILEQQRTKIATETPPDNDINN